A region from the Aegilops tauschii subsp. strangulata cultivar AL8/78 chromosome 5, Aet v6.0, whole genome shotgun sequence genome encodes:
- the LOC109753253 gene encoding dehydration-responsive element-binding protein 1B, whose product MGVADAASRSGQQEQGHRTVSSEPPKRPAGGGGGGGGGGGTKFHETRHPLYRGVQCRGRVGQWVCEVRVPGVKGSRLWLGTFTTAEMAARAHDAAVLALSGRAACLNFADSAWRMLLVLAAGSFGFGSAREIKLAVAVAVIAFQQQQQIILPVACPTVEAAASPSNTLFYMSSRDLLELDEEQWFGGMDAGSYYESLAQGMLVAPPDDRARREDAEQTGVETLTPLWNYLFD is encoded by the coding sequence ATGGGCGTCGCCGACGCTGCCTCCAGGTCCGGCCAGCAGGAGCAGGGTCACAGGACGGTGTCGTCAGAGCCGCCGAAGcggccggcggggggggggggggggggggggggggggggggggaccaaGTTCCACGAGACGCGCCACCCGCTGTACCGCGGCGTGCAGTGCCGTGGCCGGGTCGGGCAGTGGGTGTGTGAGGTGCGCGTGCCCGGGGTGAAGGGCTCCAGGCTCTGGCTCGGCACCTTCACCACCGCCGAGATGGCGGCGCGCGCCCACGACGCCGCAGTGCTCGCACTCTCCGGCCGCGCCGCCTGCCTCAACTTCGCCGACTCCGCATGGCGGATGCTACTCGTGCTTGCGGCCGGGTCGTTCGGCTTCGGCAGCGCGCGGGAGATCAAGcttgccgtcgccgttgccgtcaTCGcgttccagcagcagcagcagattaTTCTTCCAGTCGCGTGTCCAACAGTGGAGGCGGCCGCCAGCCCGAGCAACACTCTTTTTTACATGTCGTCCCGCGACTTGCTGGAGCTCGACGAGGAGCAGTGGTTTGGCGGCATGGACGCTGGGTCGTACTACGAGAGCTTGGCGCAGGGGATGCTCGTGGCGCCGCCGGACGACAGAGCGAGGCGGGAGGACGCCGAGCAGACCGGCGTCGAGACACTGACGCCGCTATGGAACTATTTGTTTGACTAA